A part of Paenibacillus donghaensis genomic DNA contains:
- a CDS encoding cupin domain-containing protein, protein MMESFRTDKQQEHVVTLWLHDDGMLPNNAQLPVLIYPGALAEAPQEIEARFNRNGWGNSWQNGVFNYHHYHSNCHEVLGVIRGSAALQLGGDSGETLHVGAGDVLVLPAGTAHKRLHSSADFSVAGAYPAGMDYNLRRDNAADRVEALKEIPGVPLPATDPVYGGDGPLRAHWQAANSRGEG, encoded by the coding sequence ATGATGGAATCCTTTCGAACGGACAAGCAGCAGGAACACGTCGTGACCTTATGGCTACACGATGACGGCATGCTGCCGAACAATGCGCAGCTACCCGTGCTAATCTATCCAGGTGCACTGGCTGAAGCCCCGCAGGAAATAGAAGCCCGGTTCAACCGCAACGGCTGGGGCAACAGCTGGCAGAACGGGGTCTTCAACTATCATCATTATCACAGCAATTGCCATGAGGTGCTTGGAGTGATCCGCGGCTCGGCAGCCCTGCAGTTGGGTGGCGATTCGGGAGAAACCTTACATGTTGGTGCAGGTGATGTACTGGTGCTTCCAGCCGGGACCGCACACAAGCGGCTTCACAGCAGCGCTGATTTCTCGGTGGCTGGTGCCTATCCCGCCGGTATGGACTATAACCTGCGCAGGGATAACGCCGCTGACCGGGTGGAGGCGCTGAAGGAAATTCCCGGCGTTCCGTTGCCTGCAACTGATCCTGTGTACGGCGGGGATGGACCGTTGCGGGCCCATTGGCAGGCAGCTAATTCCAGAGGAGAGGGCTAG
- the hydA gene encoding dihydropyrimidinase, with product MKKLIKNGIIVTAADTYTGDMLIESGVIAQIGLQIDAQDAEVIDASGCYVFPGGIDPHTHLDMPFGGTVTADDFESGTIAAAYGGTTTVIDFCLTTKGQPLQQAVDTWHAKSQDKAVIDYSFHLMVSELSDRVLGELPQIIEDEGITSLKVFMAYKNTFQADDGTLYKTLQTAKQEGALVMVHAENGDVIEYLVEQALAAGNTDPIYHALTRPPELEGEATGRAAYLTELTDSQLYVVHVTCAEAAWKIAEARKKGLRVYGETCPQYLVLDVEALAKPDFEGAKYVWSPPLREQWNQDVLWDALWNGSLQTIGSDQCSFDFKGQKELGRGDFSKIPNGGPTIEDRFSILYSEGVQKGRISLNKFVDIISTSSAKLFGLFPQKGTLAVGSDADIVIFDPAVTRTLSAATHHMKVDYNAFEGMEITGEPVSVLSRGEFVIRDRAFVGSAGAGQYLHRKRFAAEASPLPARKEISGGVS from the coding sequence ATGAAGAAGCTGATCAAGAACGGAATCATTGTTACCGCAGCGGATACGTATACAGGAGATATGCTGATTGAGAGTGGCGTAATTGCGCAGATTGGGCTGCAGATTGACGCACAGGATGCGGAAGTGATTGATGCGTCCGGCTGTTATGTATTCCCGGGCGGCATTGATCCGCATACCCATCTGGATATGCCGTTCGGAGGAACGGTGACCGCCGATGATTTCGAGAGCGGGACGATAGCGGCCGCCTATGGCGGAACAACCACAGTCATCGATTTCTGTCTAACCACCAAAGGCCAGCCGCTGCAGCAGGCCGTGGACACCTGGCATGCGAAGTCGCAGGATAAGGCGGTGATCGATTACAGCTTCCACCTGATGGTGTCGGAGCTCAGCGACAGGGTGCTGGGCGAGCTGCCCCAGATCATTGAGGATGAAGGCATCACCTCCCTGAAGGTGTTCATGGCTTACAAGAATACCTTCCAGGCTGATGACGGCACCTTGTACAAAACCTTGCAGACGGCCAAACAAGAAGGCGCGCTGGTAATGGTCCACGCCGAGAACGGCGATGTCATTGAATACCTGGTAGAGCAGGCGCTGGCCGCCGGGAATACCGATCCGATCTATCATGCCTTGACCCGTCCGCCGGAGCTGGAGGGTGAGGCTACAGGCCGGGCTGCATACTTGACAGAGCTGACGGATTCACAGCTGTACGTAGTCCACGTGACCTGTGCGGAAGCCGCCTGGAAGATTGCCGAAGCGCGCAAAAAAGGGCTGCGGGTCTACGGCGAGACCTGCCCGCAGTATTTGGTGCTGGATGTAGAGGCACTGGCGAAGCCGGATTTCGAGGGGGCCAAATATGTCTGGTCGCCTCCACTGCGCGAGCAGTGGAACCAGGATGTGCTGTGGGATGCGCTGTGGAACGGCTCTCTGCAGACCATCGGCTCGGATCAATGCTCCTTTGATTTCAAGGGGCAGAAGGAGCTGGGACGCGGTGATTTCTCCAAAATTCCCAACGGCGGGCCAACAATTGAGGACCGCTTCAGCATCCTGTACTCGGAGGGGGTCCAGAAGGGCCGGATATCGCTGAACAAATTCGTTGATATCATATCCACCTCCAGCGCCAAGCTGTTTGGGCTGTTTCCGCAGAAAGGCACACTTGCCGTGGGCAGTGATGCGGATATTGTGATTTTTGATCCGGCGGTTACACGGACCTTGTCGGCTGCAACCCACCATATGAAGGTGGATTATAATGCGTTCGAGGGGATGGAGATTACCGGTGAGCCGGTTTCCGTACTGAGCCGCGGCGAGTTCGTCATTCGTGACCGGGCATTTGTAGGTTCCGCAGGGGCCGGGCAGTATCTGCACCGCAAACGGTTCGCAGCAGAAGCGTCCCCGCTTCCGGCGCGTAAGGAAATCAGTGGAGGGGTGAGCTAA
- a CDS encoding TVP38/TMEM64 family protein codes for MFLLNTISWLTEDNLRQLLEQYRSLGPLPGVGLTFMKSFVPPLPTIAIVGLNGAVYGLWLGFLYSWIGLVAGCLTAFLIIRKVASHRLLAKWAERPKVERGMRWVRQSGFSYVFLLSLFPVGPFVVINMAAGLAGMRLRSYLLALCAGKAIMVFAVTYIGNDLERFLRQPWEIIYVLLFIGLSLWGVKAIEARFARIGTGQK; via the coding sequence ATGTTTCTGTTAAATACAATCTCATGGCTGACCGAGGACAATCTGCGGCAGCTGCTGGAGCAATACCGTTCGCTCGGCCCCCTTCCTGGGGTTGGGCTGACATTTATGAAGTCCTTTGTCCCACCGCTGCCGACGATTGCAATTGTTGGCTTGAATGGGGCCGTATATGGTTTATGGCTGGGGTTCCTCTATTCCTGGATTGGCCTGGTGGCCGGCTGCCTGACGGCGTTTCTGATCATCCGCAAGGTGGCCTCCCACCGGCTGCTGGCGAAATGGGCGGAGCGGCCCAAGGTCGAGAGGGGGATGAGGTGGGTGCGCCAGAGCGGATTCAGCTATGTTTTTCTGCTTAGCCTGTTTCCGGTCGGTCCGTTTGTGGTGATCAATATGGCGGCCGGACTGGCCGGGATGAGGCTGCGTTCCTATCTGCTGGCGCTTTGCGCGGGCAAGGCAATTATGGTGTTCGCAGTGACTTATATCGGCAACGATCTGGAGCGCTTCCTCCGGCAGCCGTGGGAGATCATCTATGTGCTGCTGTTTATCGGTCTTTCCTTATGGGGCGTGAAGGCGATTGAAGCGCGGTTTGCCAGAATAGGGACAGGGCAGAAGTAA
- a CDS encoding aminotransferase class V-fold PLP-dependent enzyme, with amino-acid sequence MQALFRLEGLSVLSTIPASAAEAPASLQEHFAYFREHTVGIGHQISTPYGRQPLLYADWTASGRLYEPIERRLLELFGPYVSNPHTESNTTGLTMTLAYEEARSIIKQHVHAGPQDALIFCGNGTTGAVNKLQRLLGLKLPEWLKEWQPPAGERPVIFISHMEHHSNLLPWQEGIGDVVTVPPAADGNTDPVQLEALLVAYRHRRFKIGSFTACSNVTGIQTPYGRLAALMHLHGGVCFVDFAASAPYAPIDMHPASPLEKLDAIFFSPHKFLGGPGTNGVLVFDTALSRCRLPDEPGGGTVVWVNPWGERRYIPDTEVREDGGTPGFLQAFRTALCIRLKDSMNGRGQYMSLREQQLCSLLMEGLRSIPGLTLLAGNHKQRHGIVSFNLRDIHYNLVVQLLNDRFGIQSRGGCSCAGPYGHFLLGLGPALSAQFIDAIDAGDQSLKPGWVRLSLHPIMTEAEVKRMIDAVQGITQHIKEWQQDYRYHSATNSWVHLHHASPSPAEVRELFTM; translated from the coding sequence ATGCAGGCGCTGTTCCGGCTGGAGGGATTATCCGTGCTGAGTACTATTCCCGCCTCTGCCGCCGAAGCTCCCGCTTCGCTGCAGGAGCACTTCGCTTACTTCCGAGAACACACCGTTGGTATAGGTCATCAAATCTCCACACCCTATGGCAGGCAGCCCTTGCTCTACGCAGACTGGACAGCAAGCGGAAGGCTCTATGAGCCGATTGAGCGCCGGCTGCTGGAGCTGTTCGGCCCTTATGTCAGCAATCCGCATACCGAATCCAATACAACAGGCCTTACCATGACCCTGGCCTATGAAGAGGCGCGGTCCATCATCAAACAGCATGTCCATGCCGGTCCACAGGATGCACTGATCTTCTGCGGCAACGGGACGACCGGAGCCGTGAACAAGCTGCAGCGTCTGCTGGGGCTGAAGCTGCCGGAATGGCTGAAGGAATGGCAGCCCCCCGCCGGGGAACGGCCGGTCATCTTCATCAGCCATATGGAGCATCACTCCAACCTGCTGCCCTGGCAGGAGGGGATCGGCGATGTGGTGACCGTTCCACCCGCAGCGGACGGCAATACCGATCCGGTGCAGCTGGAGGCGCTGCTGGTGGCGTACCGCCACCGCCGCTTCAAGATCGGCTCGTTCACGGCCTGCTCCAACGTGACCGGCATTCAGACCCCGTACGGGCGGCTTGCCGCTCTGATGCACCTACATGGCGGGGTTTGTTTTGTCGATTTCGCCGCCAGTGCGCCTTACGCGCCCATTGATATGCACCCGGCTTCGCCACTGGAGAAGCTGGACGCGATCTTCTTCTCGCCGCATAAGTTTCTTGGCGGGCCGGGCACGAACGGTGTCCTGGTGTTCGACACCGCCCTGAGCCGGTGCCGCCTGCCGGATGAGCCGGGCGGCGGCACCGTAGTCTGGGTGAATCCTTGGGGCGAACGCCGCTATATCCCTGACACGGAGGTCCGTGAGGACGGGGGCACGCCCGGCTTCCTGCAGGCCTTCCGCACCGCGCTCTGCATCCGCCTGAAGGACTCGATGAACGGACGCGGCCAGTATATGTCGCTGCGCGAGCAGCAGCTGTGCTCCCTGCTCATGGAAGGACTGCGCAGCATCCCTGGACTCACCCTGCTTGCAGGCAACCACAAGCAGCGTCACGGTATTGTCTCCTTCAACCTGCGGGACATCCATTACAACCTCGTCGTCCAGCTGTTGAATGACCGTTTCGGCATCCAGTCGCGCGGCGGCTGCTCCTGCGCCGGCCCTTACGGGCATTTCCTGCTCGGGCTGGGGCCAGCGCTCTCCGCACAATTCATCGATGCGATCGATGCCGGCGACCAGTCGCTGAAGCCGGGCTGGGTCCGCCTCTCCTTGCATCCCATCATGACTGAAGCAGAGGTCAAGCGGATGATCGACGCGGTCCAGGGCATCACACAGCACATCAAAGAGTGGCAGCAGGACTACCGCTACCACTCGGCTACCAACAGCTGGGTTCACCTGCACCATGCATCTCCAAGCCCGGCAGAGGTGCGTGAGCTTTTTACAATGTGA
- a CDS encoding PucR family transcriptional regulator: protein MDWELVFTIRDALKRPLFAESEVVGGRNGMNRAIRWVHVLESASFESLIHGEEMILTTGMGIGMDLPSSLAFMQNLIDKNAACLCIELGTYFNAVPQEMVQLANSHNFPLIIFPRTVRFVDITLDLHSLIINRHHRMLQELESISREFHRLTLTSQGTLKVLQLLCKSTRTQIVYMQLQGKPLFFPALSPEEQSPLLSFFTSYSEEMDGVQPDAAPIFREYGSRTIAMKPVGALDQTWAYILMVCNHKPQEFDCMLLDSASLSIAQELLRTRYMEERKLFSENLWVEELINGRIEDDNRLKSLIGPDFNAVNELPYRVCLIEIENPRDVKWNSSEHEWESITFHLSLILRSIFEKYSLRPLITLKNNRLTVIALDIQSKLPGKLRLQQALDSLQHIRSDEKLKDLQLVIGVSKSHKGLKHAHAGYQEAVQALSLYTCYQKSLLFYEELGVFQLLLSLNDGSTLQNFIRSYLGPLIDHDQSKGSELLLTLRVYLDHDGSKQIAARNLFIVRQSLYYRLDKITELLGEDFMLPENRISIQVALRAYQFLYPEKFAMPSSRSAQL, encoded by the coding sequence ATGGATTGGGAACTCGTATTTACGATTCGGGATGCACTCAAACGGCCGTTATTTGCAGAATCGGAAGTCGTCGGCGGCAGAAATGGCATGAACCGGGCCATCCGCTGGGTACATGTGCTGGAGAGCGCCAGCTTCGAAAGTCTGATCCACGGGGAAGAAATGATCCTGACCACCGGTATGGGCATAGGCATGGACCTGCCCTCCTCCCTGGCCTTTATGCAGAACCTGATCGACAAGAACGCCGCCTGCCTCTGCATCGAGCTGGGCACCTACTTCAATGCCGTCCCACAGGAGATGGTGCAGCTGGCGAACAGCCACAACTTCCCGCTGATTATTTTTCCACGCACCGTGCGGTTTGTGGATATTACCCTTGATCTGCATTCCCTCATCATCAACCGCCACCACCGGATGCTGCAGGAGCTGGAGAGCATCTCCCGTGAATTCCACCGGCTGACCTTAACCTCACAAGGCACACTGAAAGTGCTGCAGCTCTTATGCAAAAGCACCCGCACGCAAATTGTCTACATGCAGCTGCAAGGCAAACCCTTATTCTTCCCGGCGCTCTCTCCGGAAGAGCAGAGCCCGCTGCTCAGCTTCTTCACTTCCTACAGCGAGGAGATGGACGGCGTCCAGCCGGATGCCGCTCCCATCTTCAGGGAATACGGCTCCAGAACCATTGCCATGAAGCCTGTCGGAGCGCTTGATCAGACCTGGGCCTATATCCTAATGGTCTGCAACCACAAGCCACAGGAATTCGACTGCATGCTGCTCGACTCCGCTTCCCTCTCCATCGCCCAGGAGCTGCTCCGTACCCGGTATATGGAAGAACGCAAGCTGTTCTCCGAGAACCTGTGGGTGGAGGAGCTGATCAACGGGCGGATCGAAGATGACAACCGGCTTAAGAGTCTGATCGGCCCTGACTTCAACGCAGTCAATGAGCTGCCCTACCGCGTCTGTCTGATCGAAATCGAGAATCCGCGCGATGTGAAATGGAACAGCTCGGAGCATGAATGGGAATCAATCACCTTCCACCTGTCGCTGATTCTCCGCTCGATTTTTGAGAAATATTCACTGCGGCCGTTAATTACACTTAAGAACAATCGGCTCACCGTCATCGCCCTGGATATCCAATCCAAGCTGCCCGGGAAGCTGCGGCTGCAGCAGGCACTCGATTCATTGCAGCATATCCGTTCCGATGAGAAATTGAAGGACCTGCAGCTCGTGATCGGAGTCAGCAAGTCCCACAAAGGCCTGAAGCACGCCCATGCCGGCTATCAGGAAGCCGTACAGGCACTCTCACTCTATACTTGTTATCAGAAGTCACTGCTCTTCTATGAAGAGCTTGGCGTGTTCCAGCTGCTGCTGAGCCTGAACGACGGCAGCACGCTGCAGAATTTCATCCGCAGCTACCTCGGACCGCTGATCGACCATGACCAATCGAAGGGCAGCGAGCTGCTGCTCACCCTGCGCGTCTATCTGGATCATGACGGCTCCAAGCAGATTGCCGCCCGCAATCTGTTCATCGTGCGGCAATCACTCTACTACCGGCTGGACAAAATCACCGAGCTGCTGGGCGAAGACTTCATGCTGCCGGAGAACCGTATCTCCATCCAGGTAGCCTTGCGTGCCTACCAGTTCCTGTACCCGGAGAAATTCGCTATGCCCAGCTCCCGTTCAGCACAGCTGTGA
- a CDS encoding NAD(P)-dependent oxidoreductase, which translates to MNQPSPTSLFTPDMFMRNFAEAEPGLSRQGAMEESNRCLYCYDAPCIKACPTSINIPSFIKRIATDNLKGSAHTIMDSNPVGASCARVCPTEELCEGACVLNEASAPIQIGLLQRYATDWAMKSGVTLFTAGESNGMKVAIVGGGPAGLSAARELAREGFQAVIYEAKELAGGLDTHGIVSFRLPQSVSLWEVEQVEKLGVEIRTGVKVGVDVSVEELKAEYEAIVLAAGMGYVPPLGIEGEKLSGVYDAIELVETTKTAVPTLELMGSRVAVIGAGNTAIDAATCSVRLGAANVKMVYRRTRSEMTAYDFEYEFAKQEGVEFSWLTLPKRIVGDELGNVIGLECVQMKLTGETGADGRLAPMPVEGSEFIMPVDAVVVAIGQKRRIDLIEAFGLEHVRGIVQMDEQTCRTSDPQIYAAGDIVFGSGAGEAMVVSAAQQGKAAAHAIAKQFLEQRGRIIGSAV; encoded by the coding sequence ATGAATCAACCCTCACCGACAAGCCTGTTTACACCAGATATGTTCATGCGCAATTTCGCCGAGGCTGAGCCGGGGTTATCCCGCCAAGGGGCGATGGAAGAGTCCAACCGCTGCCTGTATTGCTATGACGCTCCCTGCATCAAAGCTTGTCCTACCAGTATTAATATTCCTTCCTTCATTAAAAGAATTGCTACCGACAACCTGAAGGGCTCCGCGCATACCATCATGGACTCGAACCCGGTAGGGGCCAGCTGTGCGCGTGTCTGCCCCACAGAGGAGCTGTGCGAAGGGGCCTGCGTGCTGAATGAGGCTTCAGCTCCGATCCAGATTGGCCTACTGCAGCGTTATGCCACGGATTGGGCGATGAAGAGCGGCGTCACCTTGTTCACAGCGGGAGAGAGCAATGGCATGAAGGTAGCCATTGTCGGCGGCGGTCCGGCTGGACTATCGGCGGCAAGGGAGCTGGCGCGCGAAGGCTTCCAGGCCGTGATCTATGAGGCCAAAGAGCTGGCCGGCGGTCTGGATACGCATGGGATTGTTTCGTTTCGGCTGCCGCAGTCGGTATCGCTCTGGGAAGTGGAGCAGGTGGAGAAGCTGGGCGTGGAGATCCGCACGGGAGTGAAGGTGGGCGTGGATGTCTCGGTAGAGGAGCTGAAGGCCGAATATGAGGCTATCGTGCTGGCCGCAGGCATGGGTTATGTGCCCCCGCTGGGCATCGAGGGCGAGAAGCTCTCTGGTGTATACGATGCAATCGAGTTGGTGGAGACAACCAAGACAGCTGTTCCTACGCTGGAGCTGATGGGCAGCAGGGTCGCGGTGATCGGAGCAGGAAATACGGCGATTGATGCCGCTACCTGCTCGGTACGGCTTGGCGCAGCCAACGTGAAGATGGTCTACCGCCGGACGCGCAGCGAGATGACGGCTTATGATTTCGAATATGAATTCGCCAAGCAGGAGGGCGTGGAGTTTAGCTGGCTGACGTTGCCGAAGCGGATTGTCGGCGATGAGCTGGGCAACGTCATAGGCCTTGAATGTGTGCAGATGAAGCTGACTGGCGAGACTGGTGCGGACGGACGGCTTGCCCCTATGCCGGTGGAAGGCTCCGAGTTCATTATGCCCGTCGATGCGGTGGTGGTGGCTATCGGCCAGAAGCGGCGGATCGATCTCATTGAGGCCTTTGGCCTTGAGCATGTGCGTGGCATTGTGCAGATGGATGAGCAGACCTGCAGAACGTCTGATCCACAAATTTATGCTGCCGGTGATATCGTATTTGGCTCTGGTGCAGGCGAAGCGATGGTCGTATCCGCTGCCCAGCAAGGCAAAGCCGCGGCTCATGCCATTGCGAAGCAATTCCTGGAGCAGCGCGGCCGTATCATCGGCTCGGCAGTCTAG
- a CDS encoding GNAT family N-acetyltransferase codes for MLIQSDVMDIRRTAVEDLDFVLEVEQDELNRHYVAQWSRGQHKASLTDGDFLHLTMLEKTGERLGYVLISGLQDRNLAVCLRRIVIQTKGQGYGTALLPLLTEWIFTQTEAHRLWLDVVIHNHRAQHVYQMAGFTLEGTLRECLKMGETYETMQIMSLLRHEYES; via the coding sequence ATGCTAATTCAATCGGATGTAATGGACATACGCAGAACTGCCGTGGAGGACTTGGATTTCGTACTGGAGGTGGAGCAGGATGAGCTTAACCGTCATTATGTGGCCCAGTGGAGCCGCGGGCAGCATAAGGCATCGCTTACAGATGGGGATTTCCTGCATCTGACAATGCTGGAGAAGACGGGCGAACGTCTGGGTTATGTGCTGATCAGCGGACTTCAGGACCGCAACCTCGCCGTCTGTCTAAGAAGAATTGTTATTCAGACCAAAGGACAGGGCTACGGTACCGCCCTGCTGCCGCTTCTTACGGAATGGATCTTCACACAGACCGAGGCCCACCGGCTATGGCTTGATGTTGTTATACATAATCACAGGGCACAGCATGTGTATCAAATGGCCGGTTTTACGCTGGAGGGAACCTTGCGTGAATGCCTGAAAATGGGCGAGACCTATGAGACGATGCAGATTATGTCTCTGCTGCGGCATGAGTATGAAAGCTAG
- the preA gene encoding NAD-dependent dihydropyrimidine dehydrogenase subunit PreA, with amino-acid sequence MADLSIDLAGIKSPNPFWLASAPPTNTGYQVQRAFEAGWGGAVWKTLGDPIINTSSRFAAVHFNGQRVAGFNNIELITDRPLEVNLKEIYETKKRFPNHAIIASLMVEPSQAKWHEIVKRVEAVGVDGLELNFGCPHGMAERGMGAASGQQPDLVQAQTAWVKEVATTPVIVKLTPNITDITVVARHAVKGGADAISMINTINSLAGVDIHSWNTIPHVGGQGAHGGYCGPAVKPIALSMVAECARDRAVTVPISGIGGISTWQDVVEFMLMGATGIQVCTAVMHHGFRIVEEMIDGLNNYLDDKGLASVTELIGKSVSRYSNWGDLDLNYQVVARINEENCINCNKCHIACEDASHQCIDMLTNAEGKAVLQVREEDCVGCNLCSIVCPADGAIDMIPLENGAAPLTWNERQKVIQSLNGTYSEAEVM; translated from the coding sequence ATGGCAGATTTGAGTATTGACCTGGCAGGAATCAAGTCCCCCAATCCATTCTGGCTGGCTTCGGCCCCGCCTACCAACACAGGCTATCAGGTGCAGCGGGCTTTTGAGGCCGGCTGGGGAGGCGCGGTGTGGAAGACACTCGGCGATCCGATTATCAATACCTCTTCACGGTTTGCGGCGGTGCATTTCAACGGACAGCGGGTAGCCGGGTTCAACAATATTGAGTTGATCACGGACCGTCCGCTGGAGGTGAACCTGAAGGAAATCTATGAAACCAAGAAGAGGTTCCCCAATCACGCCATTATCGCTTCCCTGATGGTGGAGCCTTCACAGGCGAAATGGCATGAAATTGTCAAACGCGTGGAGGCCGTCGGTGTAGACGGGCTGGAATTGAACTTTGGCTGTCCGCACGGTATGGCGGAGCGGGGGATGGGGGCGGCTTCCGGCCAGCAGCCTGATCTGGTGCAGGCTCAGACTGCTTGGGTGAAGGAGGTGGCGACCACGCCGGTCATTGTGAAGCTGACACCGAACATCACCGATATCACAGTGGTTGCCCGTCATGCGGTCAAGGGTGGAGCGGATGCAATCAGTATGATCAACACAATCAACAGCCTGGCCGGAGTAGACATCCATAGCTGGAATACGATCCCGCATGTCGGCGGACAAGGCGCGCATGGTGGCTATTGCGGACCGGCCGTTAAGCCTATTGCGCTGAGCATGGTGGCGGAATGTGCCCGCGACCGTGCGGTGACGGTGCCGATCTCGGGAATCGGCGGGATCTCCACCTGGCAGGACGTGGTTGAGTTTATGCTGATGGGCGCTACCGGCATTCAGGTCTGCACCGCCGTGATGCATCATGGCTTCCGGATTGTAGAGGAGATGATCGACGGGCTGAACAACTACCTGGATGACAAGGGGCTGGCCTCAGTCACCGAGCTGATTGGTAAATCGGTCTCGCGGTATTCTAACTGGGGGGATCTGGACCTCAATTATCAGGTTGTCGCCCGAATCAACGAAGAGAACTGCATCAACTGCAATAAATGCCATATTGCCTGCGAGGATGCCTCGCATCAATGTATCGATATGCTGACCAATGCCGAAGGCAAGGCGGTACTTCAGGTCCGCGAAGAAGACTGTGTAGGCTGCAACCTGTGTTCCATTGTTTGTCCGGCCGATGGCGCCATTGATATGATTCCGCTGGAGAACGGGGCGGCTCCCCTGACCTGGAATGAGCGGCAGAAGGTCATTCAATCACTGAACGGCACTTATTCTGAAGCAGAGGTGATGTAA
- a CDS encoding DsrE/DsrF/DrsH-like family protein, giving the protein MDKKLNLLMFSGEYDKAMAGLILANAARDIDLEVTMFFSFWGLFLVRDPETMTLEDKTIYEKLMDVITPKGPQQLPLSHLNFSGLGRMMLEEMMEEQGAPKLIHFLKGARKKNIKFYACKLSVEIMGFKPEELLPEVEIIDAAAYLKDALESDIQLFI; this is encoded by the coding sequence GTGGACAAGAAACTGAATCTGCTGATGTTCAGCGGGGAATATGACAAGGCCATGGCCGGACTGATTCTGGCGAATGCAGCCAGGGACATCGATCTGGAGGTCACGATGTTCTTCTCCTTCTGGGGGCTGTTTCTGGTGCGTGACCCGGAAACCATGACGCTGGAGGACAAAACAATCTATGAGAAGCTGATGGATGTGATCACCCCGAAAGGTCCGCAGCAGTTGCCCCTGTCGCACCTAAATTTCAGCGGGCTGGGGCGGATGATGCTGGAGGAGATGATGGAGGAGCAAGGCGCGCCGAAGCTGATCCACTTCCTAAAAGGCGCCCGCAAAAAAAACATCAAATTCTACGCCTGCAAGCTGTCGGTGGAGATTATGGGCTTCAAGCCAGAGGAGCTGCTGCCGGAGGTGGAGATCATCGATGCTGCCGCTTATCTGAAGGATGCGCTGGAAAGCGACATCCAGCTGTTTATTTAG